One window from the genome of Leptospira broomii serovar Hurstbridge str. 5399 encodes:
- a CDS encoding Ppx/GppA phosphatase family protein, which yields MVRANTLAAIDLGTNSFHMIVVRVRENGTFEALTREKENVRLGSGLEEGGEIDPPAFRRAIECLKRFKVIAENSKAEIRAVATSALREASNRNAFQEAAWKEAGIRIDVISGYEEARLIYFGVLQGLPVFDKKILMIDIGGGSTEVLVGFRGDILFSKSFKLGAIRLTEKFLKSDPLSSSEIKKCKLYIEEMILPFRKVLRDLHPELIIGSSGTVQAVAGIIRSFDGEHEERPLNHFRFSAGEFRKAKNLVLETDTSKKRAKLPGLDSKRSDIIVGGILILEELFQQLDLPNLIVSELALREGIIYDTIRKWEHFQDDEHSRHLDDIRQKSVHNLLVSFTRDEVYARHVAKLALDLFDQLKNVHNLGNEERELLEAAALLHEVGLFISHSAYHKHSYYLIRNSEAMLGFTWREIEIIALTARYHRKSGPKVKHREFQRLGYREQEIVLKLSGILRIASACNRNRQGLIESIKCQTRKNQVIFTLHAKAGYDKSLELWACEEQAEPFESAYGLVPLFQ from the coding sequence ATGGTTCGGGCAAACACCCTTGCTGCCATCGATCTTGGCACAAACTCCTTTCATATGATCGTGGTCCGGGTGCGTGAAAACGGCACCTTCGAAGCCCTGACCAGAGAAAAAGAAAACGTCCGCTTAGGAAGCGGTTTGGAAGAAGGCGGAGAAATCGACCCGCCTGCATTTCGGCGCGCCATCGAATGCTTAAAACGCTTCAAGGTTATAGCCGAAAACTCCAAGGCCGAAATTCGTGCAGTAGCCACATCTGCCCTGAGGGAAGCCTCCAATCGGAACGCCTTTCAGGAAGCCGCCTGGAAAGAAGCCGGAATACGAATCGACGTGATTAGCGGCTACGAAGAAGCCCGCTTAATTTACTTCGGAGTTCTTCAAGGCCTGCCGGTTTTCGACAAAAAGATACTGATGATCGACATAGGCGGAGGAAGCACCGAGGTTCTAGTCGGTTTCCGAGGTGACATCCTTTTTTCGAAGAGCTTCAAATTGGGGGCAATCCGGCTTACCGAAAAATTCCTGAAATCGGACCCTCTTTCCTCTTCCGAAATAAAAAAGTGCAAACTATACATCGAGGAAATGATCCTTCCATTTCGCAAAGTATTGAGGGACCTCCATCCCGAATTGATCATCGGTTCTTCAGGAACCGTTCAGGCAGTCGCCGGAATCATTCGGTCCTTTGATGGAGAACATGAAGAACGCCCTCTAAATCATTTCAGATTTTCGGCCGGAGAATTTCGAAAAGCCAAGAATCTAGTGTTAGAGACGGATACTTCCAAAAAAAGGGCAAAACTTCCGGGACTCGATTCCAAGCGTTCGGATATTATCGTAGGCGGGATACTGATCTTGGAAGAGTTGTTCCAACAACTTGATCTTCCCAATTTGATCGTCTCGGAATTAGCTCTTAGGGAAGGGATCATTTACGATACGATTCGAAAATGGGAACATTTCCAGGACGATGAACATTCCCGGCATTTGGACGATATTCGACAAAAATCCGTCCATAATTTGCTGGTTTCCTTCACTCGAGACGAGGTATACGCCAGGCATGTCGCAAAGCTCGCTCTCGATCTATTCGATCAGTTAAAGAACGTTCATAACTTAGGAAACGAGGAAAGAGAATTGTTAGAGGCCGCGGCATTGCTACACGAGGTCGGATTGTTCATCTCCCATTCCGCGTATCATAAACATAGCTATTATCTGATTCGAAACTCCGAGGCAATGTTAGGATTTACTTGGAGAGAAATCGAAATCATCGCCTTGACCGCAAGATATCATCGGAAAAGCGGCCCGAAAGTGAAGCATCGGGAGTTCCAACGTTTGGGCTATAGAGAGCAAGAGATCGTCTTAAAGCTTTCAGGCATTTTACGAATCGCAAGCGCTTGCAATCGAAATCGTCAAGGCTTGATCGAATCCATCAAATGCCAGACTCGTAAAAATCAGGTCATATTTACCTTACATGCAAAAGCAGGATATGACAAAAGTCTAGAACTTTGGGCCTGCGAAGAACAAGCCGAGCCTTTCGAGTCTGCATACGGGTTAGTTCCGTTGTTTCAATAA
- a CDS encoding penicillin-binding protein 1A, producing the protein MTLFSDGIHRTTKILLGIALAGGLFFGYILSEVDEGGELAMLASYQPTTPTRLYDNNGIVFAELYRHKQQLLKYQDIPPHVVQAFLSVEDNNFFNHFGIDFMAISRAAIVNVLSGRIKQGGSTLTQQLAKTVLQNRKRSFIRKFVEALFTLQIEQEYSKEEILEIYFNLIYLGHGTTGLASAADVYFHKDVTDLDVAEAALLARLPKAPVDYSPYKNPAAAKRAHLEVLKLMAGQGFIPADKVQFIHDEFWEKYWPVVITQSPSQSTWGTKLNRAPHFTEFVRQKLLKVLGEDRLYNGGLKIYTTLDVRKQEIAQEELRKALKKHDDLVSGVTVNYAGGADRGLVGLYGLLGSVFPVGVPFVSKLDDKANFRVALEKELIDAADLLTLLTPEADNESASFTEFQKRSAIFGKNLHVEGAAITIDHTNGYIQTMVGGYEFTPKNQFNRAVQARRQTGSSFKPFVYGAAIAERVVGSGTGIMDAPLTTLTEEGEGWSPQDFDGDFQGMVPLSRALSLSLNIVSVQVFLRTGADAVIDFASRLTKADKSRFPSSPALALGIAELTPYEMAVGYSIIANKGRNVIPFAVRYVIDQSGNVIYNEEEKVRQELEREREDGSIQVISEGTSYILRRMLMMVAMAGTATDGLRNPEKGNYKGFAAGKTGSTSSFTNAWYCGFDPKLTTVIWMGFDKSSISLGRGQAASVLAVPIWGRMYNRFYGGQGYPNFGNEHGEDLPPDEVQGGGTCAYNGLTPKPGVCPMTQNLTLKPITVAGVTKSVQGNRQCDGDRDHHRSIDFREFLQQEYQISDEEIGKTERKFKPKTD; encoded by the coding sequence ATGACTCTTTTTAGCGACGGAATCCATCGGACGACCAAAATCCTGCTCGGGATCGCCTTGGCAGGCGGATTGTTTTTCGGCTATATACTTTCGGAGGTGGACGAAGGGGGGGAGCTTGCAATGCTTGCTTCTTATCAACCTACGACTCCGACCCGTCTCTATGATAATAACGGAATCGTATTCGCCGAACTGTATCGTCATAAACAACAGCTGCTCAAATACCAAGATATTCCTCCCCATGTAGTACAGGCGTTCTTGTCCGTAGAAGATAATAATTTCTTTAATCACTTCGGAATCGACTTCATGGCGATCAGTCGCGCGGCCATCGTGAACGTACTTTCAGGAAGGATCAAGCAAGGCGGTTCGACATTAACCCAGCAGCTGGCCAAAACGGTCTTACAGAATAGAAAGAGATCGTTTATCCGTAAGTTCGTGGAAGCCCTCTTTACGCTGCAGATCGAGCAGGAATATTCTAAGGAAGAAATCCTCGAAATTTACTTTAACTTAATATATTTAGGGCATGGAACTACCGGTTTGGCATCGGCAGCGGACGTGTATTTCCATAAGGACGTAACGGATTTGGATGTTGCCGAGGCCGCTTTACTCGCTCGCTTGCCTAAGGCTCCCGTGGACTATTCTCCGTACAAAAATCCGGCCGCCGCCAAGCGCGCTCATTTGGAAGTTTTGAAATTAATGGCAGGGCAGGGATTCATTCCCGCGGATAAGGTTCAATTCATTCACGACGAATTTTGGGAAAAATATTGGCCTGTCGTAATTACTCAATCACCCTCACAGTCGACTTGGGGAACCAAGTTGAATCGAGCTCCGCATTTTACGGAATTCGTAAGACAGAAATTATTAAAAGTATTGGGCGAAGATCGGCTTTATAACGGCGGACTGAAAATTTACACGACCCTCGACGTCCGAAAACAGGAAATCGCTCAGGAAGAACTTCGTAAGGCGCTTAAAAAACACGATGATCTCGTTTCAGGTGTAACGGTTAATTACGCCGGCGGGGCCGATCGAGGGCTTGTGGGCTTATATGGACTTTTAGGTTCAGTTTTTCCCGTGGGAGTTCCTTTCGTAAGTAAACTGGACGACAAGGCGAACTTCCGAGTTGCGCTTGAAAAAGAGCTGATCGATGCCGCCGATTTACTGACGCTACTTACACCCGAGGCCGACAACGAATCAGCCTCGTTTACCGAATTTCAAAAACGATCCGCAATATTCGGAAAGAACCTTCACGTGGAAGGCGCCGCGATTACGATCGATCATACGAACGGCTATATTCAAACGATGGTCGGCGGATACGAATTCACTCCTAAGAATCAATTTAACAGGGCCGTGCAAGCTCGACGACAAACCGGCTCTTCGTTTAAACCATTCGTTTATGGCGCTGCAATTGCCGAGAGAGTGGTGGGCTCCGGAACCGGTATTATGGACGCCCCGCTTACTACTTTGACGGAAGAGGGAGAAGGCTGGTCTCCTCAGGATTTCGACGGAGATTTTCAAGGGATGGTCCCTCTTTCGAGAGCTCTATCCCTTTCGCTTAATATCGTGTCCGTGCAGGTTTTCCTGAGAACGGGCGCCGATGCGGTCATAGATTTCGCATCTCGTTTAACAAAGGCTGATAAGAGTCGTTTTCCTTCCAGTCCGGCGCTTGCGCTCGGAATCGCGGAGTTGACTCCTTACGAGATGGCGGTCGGGTATTCGATTATCGCAAACAAAGGCAGGAACGTGATTCCTTTTGCCGTCCGGTACGTGATAGACCAATCCGGAAACGTAATTTATAACGAAGAAGAGAAAGTTCGACAGGAGTTGGAAAGGGAGAGGGAAGACGGATCCATACAAGTGATCAGCGAGGGGACTTCCTATATTCTCCGTCGAATGCTGATGATGGTTGCGATGGCAGGAACTGCGACCGACGGATTAAGAAATCCTGAAAAAGGAAATTATAAAGGCTTTGCCGCAGGTAAAACCGGTTCGACTTCCTCGTTTACCAACGCTTGGTATTGCGGATTCGATCCTAAGCTGACGACGGTGATTTGGATGGGCTTCGATAAAAGTTCGATTTCGTTAGGAAGAGGACAAGCAGCATCGGTCCTCGCAGTTCCCATCTGGGGAAGAATGTACAATAGATTCTACGGTGGGCAAGGATATCCTAATTTTGGAAACGAACACGGCGAGGACCTCCCACCGGACGAGGTCCAGGGGGGTGGAACCTGCGCTTATAACGGGCTGACTCCAAAACCGGGAGTTTGTCCGATGACGCAAAATTTAACCTTAAAACCTATTACAGTCGCCGGAGTAACGAAGTCCGTTCAAGGAAATCGACAATGTGACGGCGACCGCGATCATCATCGATCGATCGATTTCCGCGAATTCTTACAGCAAGAATATCAAATTAGCGATGAAGAAATCGGGAAAACCGAGAGGAAGTTTAAACCTAAAACGGATTAA
- the lpdA gene encoding dihydrolipoyl dehydrogenase translates to MAEEFDVLVIGSGPGGYVNAIRAAQLGLKTGIIEKRKTLGGTCLNVGCIPSKALLDSSEEYHKVLHKTQDHGIGVGKVTLDLNKLMERKNVIVKEVTDGVDYLMKKNKITRYEGFGKLLGGGKVEVSLADGKKETLSAKHIVLATGSVPIDIPSLPVDGKTIITSDHAIDLRVIPKKLVIIGAGVIGLELGSVWQRLGAQVTVVELLPGLLTNVDKSFGNLLQRSLEGQGFNFLFEHKVLGASSSKNGVKVKIAAPGGKESELDADVVLVAIGRRPFIEGIGLEDAGVQLTERKRIKVDSHFRTNIPGIYAIGDVIDGPMLAHKAEEEGVALAELIAGQSGHVNYLAVPSIMYTWPELAWVGKGEEELKAAGVEYKTGKSLFKPNARAKAMNEAEGQVKILADKKTDKILGAFVFGPRASDMIAELAVAVEFGASAEDIARSFHAHPTLSEVVKEAAMAVDKWAIHA, encoded by the coding sequence ATGGCGGAAGAATTCGACGTATTAGTTATCGGTTCGGGCCCAGGTGGATACGTAAATGCGATCCGGGCCGCTCAGTTGGGATTAAAAACCGGAATCATCGAAAAACGAAAAACGCTAGGAGGAACCTGCCTAAACGTAGGATGTATACCTTCCAAAGCGTTATTGGACTCTTCGGAAGAATACCATAAGGTTCTTCATAAAACCCAGGACCACGGGATCGGAGTCGGCAAGGTGACGCTCGATCTCAATAAGTTGATGGAACGTAAAAATGTGATCGTTAAGGAAGTCACCGACGGCGTCGACTACTTGATGAAAAAGAATAAGATTACTCGTTACGAAGGCTTCGGAAAATTATTAGGCGGGGGAAAAGTAGAGGTTTCTCTTGCCGATGGAAAAAAAGAAACTCTATCCGCGAAGCATATCGTATTGGCGACCGGATCCGTTCCGATCGATATTCCTAGTCTTCCGGTGGACGGAAAAACAATCATTACTTCGGATCATGCGATCGATCTCCGAGTAATCCCGAAAAAACTCGTTATCATAGGCGCCGGCGTAATCGGACTCGAATTAGGATCGGTTTGGCAACGTTTGGGGGCCCAAGTTACTGTCGTTGAGTTACTACCCGGTTTATTAACCAATGTGGATAAATCCTTCGGGAATTTACTTCAGAGAAGTTTGGAAGGCCAGGGGTTCAATTTCTTATTCGAGCATAAAGTCTTAGGTGCAAGTTCAAGTAAAAACGGTGTGAAAGTTAAAATTGCCGCACCCGGCGGCAAGGAATCCGAACTGGATGCCGATGTCGTTTTAGTGGCGATCGGACGCAGGCCATTCATCGAGGGGATCGGATTGGAGGACGCAGGGGTCCAATTAACCGAAAGGAAACGCATTAAAGTGGATTCCCACTTTCGGACGAATATTCCGGGCATCTATGCAATCGGCGACGTGATCGACGGTCCGATGCTAGCTCATAAGGCCGAAGAAGAAGGAGTCGCTCTAGCTGAATTAATCGCGGGTCAATCCGGTCATGTGAATTATTTAGCGGTTCCCTCCATAATGTATACTTGGCCGGAATTGGCTTGGGTCGGGAAGGGAGAAGAGGAACTTAAAGCCGCAGGTGTCGAATACAAAACCGGAAAGTCTTTATTTAAGCCAAATGCAAGAGCAAAAGCGATGAACGAGGCCGAAGGCCAAGTCAAGATATTGGCGGATAAAAAGACGGATAAGATTTTGGGAGCCTTTGTCTTCGGGCCTAGGGCCTCGGACATGATCGCCGAATTGGCGGTTGCGGTGGAATTCGGCGCTTCTGCCGAAGATATTGCAAGATCGTTTCATGCACACCCTACCTTATCCGAAGTTGTAAAAGAGGCGGCAATGGCTGTCGATAAGTGGGCGATTCACGCATAG
- a CDS encoding 2-oxoglutarate dehydrogenase E1 component, with protein sequence MKIEQLMALYGENGVLLEELYEKFKKDPQSLDKEWALFFQEVETNGVYSGNGTNGASNGNGNGKGAVATSFTDAQAGTFREMGIINLLNAYRRQGHLAADLDPLGISKPNRKFIDAKLGNLTQADLDTVVDTNNASLGRAKLKDVIDWFEKTYCSTIGYEQYYLVNDEEREWLQKQVESVDFHAPLSKSIRLRLFEKLFQADHFETFLAKKYVGKKRFSLEGGESMIPMLDTIVEEAGHFKMDGLVIGMAHRGRLNVLVNVIEKPASLVFAEFEEKAEKGAVSYADVKYHLGYSNSKMTTAGKEVKLSLAFNPSHLEAVNPVVTGSVRARQEQYDDTDRSKYMPVTIHGDAAFAGQGVVAETINLMNLEGYTTGGTFHIVINNQIGFTTLPNESRSTLYATDLAKGYQIPIVHVNGDDPEAVYRVTKLGMEYRQKFKKDFIIDLICYRRLGHNETDEPAFTQPKMYAVIKGHLPTAQLYEKKLLADGDITKDEVDFIKNGSQQGLEDSFQRAKEQDIKMKVDTMRGVWARYSKDPLDSGTATSVLAEQRDRIVHAITTVPEGFTPNPKLVKLLQSRKEMAEGKIPLDWGMAEALSFGSILENGFRIRLSGQDSQRGTFSHRHAVLVDINSGEKYVGLNHISDKQAKAEIVNSSLSEFSVLGFEYGYSLSDPNALVIWEAQFGDFANNTQVIFDQFLSSSEVKWQRLSGLTILLPHGYEGQGPEHSSGRIERFLQLSADNNMQVANCTNAAQYFHLLRRQMLRNFRKPLIIFTPKSLLRFPGALSPIEDLLKGAFKEVLPDSGDLKADKVEKIVFSFGKVYYDLLKYREENKVQNTALIRVEQMYPFPNKEIEAILRTYKNAKTFVWCQEEPKNQGAWFFVRDRLEELLPSSSRLKYAGRKESPSPAAGHMKVHLQEQDQLVQDAFLY encoded by the coding sequence ATGAAAATCGAACAATTAATGGCATTATACGGAGAGAACGGAGTTCTCCTGGAAGAACTTTACGAAAAGTTTAAGAAAGATCCGCAGTCTTTGGACAAGGAATGGGCTCTCTTTTTCCAAGAAGTGGAGACCAACGGAGTCTATTCGGGTAACGGGACGAATGGCGCGTCGAACGGTAATGGAAACGGGAAAGGGGCCGTGGCGACTTCATTTACGGACGCCCAGGCGGGTACTTTTCGTGAAATGGGTATCATCAACCTTCTTAACGCGTATAGAAGGCAGGGTCACCTTGCAGCCGATTTGGATCCATTAGGAATTTCCAAACCGAATCGTAAGTTCATAGACGCTAAACTGGGAAACTTGACCCAGGCGGACTTGGACACGGTGGTCGATACCAATAATGCCAGTCTAGGAAGAGCCAAGCTTAAAGATGTCATCGACTGGTTTGAAAAGACTTACTGTAGTACCATCGGGTACGAACAATATTATCTCGTAAACGACGAGGAGCGAGAATGGTTGCAAAAACAAGTCGAATCCGTCGATTTCCATGCTCCCTTATCCAAAAGTATCCGGCTCCGCCTCTTTGAAAAACTTTTCCAAGCCGATCACTTCGAAACCTTTCTCGCCAAAAAATACGTAGGTAAAAAGCGCTTCTCCCTGGAAGGGGGAGAAAGCATGATTCCCATGCTAGATACGATCGTCGAAGAAGCCGGTCATTTTAAAATGGACGGACTCGTTATCGGCATGGCTCATAGAGGTCGCTTAAACGTACTTGTTAATGTTATCGAAAAGCCGGCTTCCCTAGTATTCGCCGAGTTCGAGGAAAAGGCGGAAAAAGGCGCCGTCAGTTACGCCGACGTAAAATACCATTTAGGCTATTCCAACAGTAAGATGACGACTGCCGGTAAGGAAGTAAAGTTATCTTTGGCTTTTAATCCTAGCCATTTAGAAGCGGTAAATCCTGTTGTAACCGGATCCGTTCGCGCTCGTCAAGAGCAGTATGACGATACCGATCGTTCTAAGTATATGCCCGTAACCATTCACGGAGACGCCGCGTTTGCCGGACAGGGAGTGGTTGCAGAAACCATTAACTTGATGAATTTAGAAGGTTATACGACGGGTGGAACGTTTCATATCGTAATCAATAACCAGATCGGCTTCACAACTTTACCGAACGAATCTAGATCGACTTTATACGCGACCGACTTGGCAAAAGGTTATCAGATCCCAATCGTACACGTTAACGGTGACGATCCGGAGGCGGTTTATCGAGTCACTAAGCTCGGGATGGAATACCGTCAGAAGTTTAAAAAAGATTTTATCATCGATTTGATCTGCTATCGCCGACTCGGACACAACGAAACCGACGAGCCCGCATTCACTCAGCCGAAAATGTATGCAGTAATCAAAGGTCATCTTCCGACCGCTCAGCTCTACGAAAAGAAATTATTGGCCGACGGAGATATTACTAAAGACGAAGTCGATTTTATCAAAAACGGCTCTCAGCAAGGTTTGGAAGATTCTTTCCAAAGAGCTAAAGAGCAGGACATCAAGATGAAGGTCGATACGATGCGGGGTGTTTGGGCTCGTTACTCCAAGGATCCCCTGGACAGCGGTACTGCGACTTCCGTACTTGCGGAGCAGAGGGATCGAATCGTTCATGCGATCACGACCGTTCCGGAAGGATTTACTCCGAATCCGAAATTAGTTAAGCTCCTACAAAGTAGAAAGGAAATGGCGGAAGGAAAAATTCCTTTAGATTGGGGGATGGCCGAGGCGCTATCCTTCGGTTCGATTCTGGAAAACGGTTTTAGAATCCGACTTTCAGGACAGGACAGTCAAAGGGGTACTTTCTCTCATCGCCATGCGGTTCTTGTGGATATTAATTCCGGCGAAAAATACGTAGGATTGAATCATATTTCCGACAAGCAAGCTAAGGCTGAGATCGTAAATTCATCGCTTTCGGAATTTTCCGTTTTGGGTTTTGAATACGGCTACTCGCTTTCGGATCCGAATGCTTTGGTTATTTGGGAGGCGCAGTTCGGAGACTTTGCTAATAATACTCAGGTGATCTTCGACCAATTTCTTTCCAGTTCGGAAGTAAAATGGCAAAGGTTATCGGGTTTAACCATATTGCTGCCTCACGGATACGAAGGCCAAGGACCCGAACATAGCTCGGGTCGTATAGAGAGATTCCTCCAGCTTTCCGCCGATAATAATATGCAGGTCGCGAATTGTACGAATGCGGCACAATACTTCCATTTGCTCAGACGGCAGATGCTTAGAAATTTCCGCAAACCGTTGATTATCTTTACGCCGAAATCGCTTTTGCGTTTTCCGGGAGCCTTGTCTCCGATCGAAGATCTGTTGAAAGGGGCTTTCAAAGAAGTTCTGCCCGATTCGGGCGATTTAAAGGCGGATAAAGTCGAAAAAATCGTATTCAGTTTCGGAAAAGTATATTACGATTTATTAAAATATCGCGAAGAAAATAAGGTTCAAAATACCGCATTAATCCGCGTGGAACAAATGTATCCGTTCCCGAACAAGGAAATCGAAGCGATATTAAGAACTTACAAGAACGCGAAAACGTTCGTATGGTGCCAAGAAGAGCCGAAGAATCAAGGTGCATGGTTTTTTGTGAGGGATCGTTTGGAAGAACTTCTTCCTTCCTCCTCTCGACTGAAATACGCAGGCCGAAAAGAATCTCCAAGTCCGGCCGCGGGTCATATGAAAGTCCATCTTCAGGAGCAAGACCAACTCGTGCAGGATGCGTTTCTTTACTAA
- a CDS encoding MBL fold metallo-hydrolase: protein MEIQLYGVRGSIPSPLRTPEYREKILTILKMAEASGGKAFSSPETWLETLPDYLTFVTGGNTTCIKVRSSSGDSVLIDMGTGVRVLGDEFIQGEFGKGNGELSIFFTHTHWDHIQGIPFFKPLYIPGNKFTLYSPSEDLEDRLYYQQEPRFFPVSFERFADQCSFRHLKTEETVLIGGMKIEWLPLKHPGGSAAYKFTENGKSFIFATDAEYTGEDLPLVARQKPFFLGADLLLLDSQYTLDDSFQKFDWGHTSYTMAVNCASNWEVKTLALTHHEPAYSDEILAIILDDAKTHAENLGTKDLSIILAREGMKFELV from the coding sequence GTGGAAATTCAGCTGTACGGCGTCCGTGGATCGATCCCTTCCCCCTTGCGGACCCCCGAATATAGGGAAAAGATTTTAACGATTCTTAAGATGGCGGAAGCCTCAGGGGGTAAAGCGTTTTCTTCCCCAGAAACTTGGCTGGAAACCTTACCCGATTACCTGACTTTCGTAACGGGCGGGAATACGACTTGCATTAAGGTCCGCTCTTCCTCGGGCGATTCGGTTTTAATAGATATGGGCACCGGTGTAAGGGTATTGGGGGATGAGTTCATTCAAGGCGAATTCGGAAAAGGAAACGGAGAATTATCCATTTTCTTCACTCATACTCATTGGGACCATATTCAAGGAATACCTTTCTTTAAACCTCTTTACATTCCGGGAAATAAATTCACGCTTTATTCTCCGAGTGAAGATTTAGAGGACCGGCTTTATTATCAGCAAGAACCTAGATTTTTTCCGGTATCTTTCGAGCGATTTGCGGATCAATGTAGCTTCCGTCATCTTAAAACCGAGGAAACCGTCCTGATCGGCGGAATGAAGATCGAATGGCTTCCGCTCAAACATCCGGGCGGGTCGGCCGCCTACAAGTTTACTGAAAATGGGAAAAGCTTCATTTTTGCTACGGACGCGGAATATACCGGAGAAGATTTGCCGCTGGTGGCGCGGCAGAAACCCTTTTTCTTAGGAGCCGATTTGCTGCTTTTGGATTCGCAATACACCTTGGATGATTCATTTCAGAAATTCGATTGGGGACATACTTCCTATACGATGGCGGTTAATTGTGCGTCGAACTGGGAAGTTAAGACACTTGCTTTGACCCACCATGAACCTGCGTATTCGGACGAAATTTTGGCCATCATCTTGGATGACGCCAAAACCCATGCTGAAAATCTTGGTACCAAGGACCTATCCATTATCCTAGCTCGGGAAGGAATGAAATTCGAACTCGTATGA
- the odhB gene encoding 2-oxoglutarate dehydrogenase complex dihydrolipoyllysine-residue succinyltransferase → MSIEIKVPEMGESITEATIANWVKKEGERVEQDEVLVELETDKVTMEVPAPSAGVLQKINKKPGETVKIKEVIGLIDPAASASSSPSPSSSSPETAKTTSAPITNNAGAANETLPPAVRKLIDDNGLNPASIRGTGKNGQITKEDVLTSVANKATNVTAISSTQSQPVKEIPKAIPVASRGNLPRENVVPMTKLRQTIANRLVSAQHNAAHLTTFNEVDMSAVMDLRNKYKDKFKDAHNIGLGFMSFFTKAAIGALKIIPAINAEIRGTDTVYKNYYDIGVAVGGPKGLVVPIVRDADLLSFAQIESEIARLANKVKDGKIELSEMEGGTFTISNGGIYGSMMSTPILNPPQSGILGLHNIVKRAVVVNDQIVIRPMMYLALSYDHRIVDGKEAVTFLVKVKEAIEDPTRLLLEV, encoded by the coding sequence ATGTCGATAGAGATCAAGGTTCCCGAAATGGGCGAATCCATTACGGAAGCTACCATAGCAAATTGGGTTAAAAAAGAAGGCGAACGAGTAGAACAGGATGAAGTCCTCGTAGAACTGGAAACCGATAAGGTGACCATGGAAGTCCCGGCCCCGTCGGCGGGAGTCCTCCAGAAGATAAATAAAAAGCCCGGGGAAACGGTTAAAATCAAGGAAGTCATCGGACTTATCGATCCAGCCGCCTCCGCCTCAAGCTCTCCTTCCCCATCCTCCTCTTCTCCAGAAACAGCCAAAACCACCTCAGCACCGATAACAAATAACGCAGGCGCCGCTAACGAAACTCTTCCACCGGCCGTTAGAAAGTTGATCGATGATAACGGTTTAAATCCGGCTTCAATCCGTGGTACCGGAAAGAACGGGCAAATTACGAAAGAAGACGTATTAACGTCAGTCGCCAACAAGGCGACTAATGTGACGGCAATTTCTTCTACCCAGTCACAACCGGTAAAAGAAATTCCTAAGGCGATTCCGGTCGCAAGCAGAGGAAATCTACCTCGCGAGAACGTCGTTCCTATGACCAAGCTTCGCCAGACTATCGCAAATCGTCTGGTTTCCGCGCAACACAACGCGGCGCATCTAACGACGTTTAACGAAGTGGATATGAGCGCCGTGATGGATCTTAGAAATAAATATAAGGATAAGTTCAAAGACGCTCATAATATCGGATTGGGATTTATGAGCTTCTTCACGAAGGCTGCGATCGGCGCGTTGAAAATTATTCCGGCCATCAACGCCGAAATTCGCGGAACGGATACGGTTTACAAGAATTATTATGATATCGGAGTCGCCGTGGGAGGACCGAAAGGCCTCGTAGTTCCCATCGTTAGAGACGCGGATCTGCTAAGTTTTGCACAGATAGAATCCGAGATAGCCAGACTCGCCAATAAGGTAAAAGACGGCAAAATCGAACTTTCCGAAATGGAAGGGGGAACTTTTACGATTTCAAACGGAGGAATTTACGGATCGATGATGTCGACTCCTATCTTGAATCCGCCTCAAAGTGGAATATTGGGACTTCATAATATAGTAAAGCGTGCCGTCGTCGTTAATGATCAGATAGTTATTCGTCCGATGATGTATTTAGCTCTTTCCTACGATCATAGGATCGTGGATGGAAAAGAGGCGGTAACTTTCTTGGTTAAAGTAAAAGAAGCGATCGAGGATCCGACTCGGCTTCTTTTGGAAGTATAG
- a CDS encoding DUF6941 family protein produces the protein MNANASEPVLLALLFADRVITEDNGKRGIIGTFTKFFAQQFPVVFPPWGIYICVTNLTPGDHEFTLELEFADTSEKIMGVGGTIRVNNGAEPVEIGIPIPHAVFPREGRYILLLRIGGDIVGSRPLWVDQVPAVPPSA, from the coding sequence ATGAATGCAAATGCAAGCGAACCCGTACTTCTCGCTCTACTCTTCGCGGACCGAGTGATAACCGAAGATAATGGCAAGCGCGGAATTATCGGAACGTTTACCAAATTCTTTGCTCAGCAATTTCCGGTCGTTTTCCCTCCTTGGGGAATTTATATCTGTGTTACGAATCTTACTCCGGGCGATCATGAATTTACGCTTGAACTCGAATTTGCGGATACGAGCGAAAAAATAATGGGAGTCGGCGGAACGATTCGAGTGAATAACGGCGCGGAGCCTGTCGAAATCGGGATTCCAATCCCGCACGCGGTTTTTCCGAGAGAAGGTCGCTATATTTTACTTTTACGTATCGGTGGAGATATTGTCGGTAGTAGACCTCTTTGGGTCGATCAGGTTCCCGCAGTCCCTCCATCCGCTTAA